The following is a genomic window from Aminiphilus circumscriptus DSM 16581.
GAGAACTTCATGGCGAAGGACGTGGTCAGAAGTTCCGTGGAGGGCGTGATCGCCCAGGTGGAAATCTACGATTCGGACTGGCGCGACGGCATCTACACCGTGTACGGAGGCGTCCGGATGGGTTCCCTGCGCAGGGCCGCGGTGTCCCAGATTCCCGAGGTGCAGCGGAGGCCCCTTCCGGCTTACGAGGGAAAGGGGTTTCGCGAGCTGGTTCTCGACGCCCGCTCCCTTGCCTTTCGCCCCTCTCTGGTGGTGCGGGTCCGGAGCGAAGGAGGGCGAAGGGTGTACGGCCCGGAGTTCATCGACCGGACCGCCTTTCTTGAAAAGGGAATGGCCGCCTACGTGGCGAAGGAGGAGGAAGAGTCGTCGCGTTTTGGGGTGCCGCGCCGGGACGGACCGCTTTCTGAGGCGGGAGCAGGAGCGCGTTGCGACGTCGCCCGCGTCCTTTTGGGTTTTTCCCTTCCCGCCTGGGCGGACGAAGCGGTTCTTGTCGTCAAGGGCGTGGGCCTCGCCGCGGACGGCGCGCTCGTGATCTCCGACGACATGGCGGACCTCATCGAAAAGAACTCCTACGACTTTCGGATTCCCGGCAACGTGACCATCATCACGAAGACCGCCGCCATCCGGGGCATCCTTCTCGATCTCGGAACGGAGGAGGCGGTTGCGGCGCAAGCGCCCTTCCGGTGGCGTCGTGCTTCCGAAGGCGATTCCTGAGGAGGCGCGGACGGCGGAGGCGCGGGTGCGCACGGCGCTGTTGCTGCGGGGGGTGTCTCTCGCCGCGCTGGCGGTGTGCGCGGCGGCGCTGCTTTTCACGCATCCCCCTCTTTTCGTGCAGAAAACGGACCGCTCGCTTCTCGATCTCCGGTACCTGTGGATGCCTTCGTCGGCCCCCTCGCGGGAGATCGTTCTCGTTCTGGCCCGGGAGACGTCTCTGGCGGCGCTGGGGCAATGGCCCTGGAGCCGCCGGATTCACGCCGGGCTCATCGAGCGCCTTGCTGCTTTGGGTGCGCGGACCATCGTCTACGACATTCTCTTTCCCGAGACGAGCGACGCCGAGGCGGACGCACTGCTCGCCCGGGCGGCACAGGCCCACGGGCGGTGCGTCTTCGCCACCCACCTCGCGGAGGATGCCGGAGAGGGCGGGGCGACGCTGCTTCTTCCCTACAAAGAACTGGCCCGGTCCGCGGCGGCTCTCGGCGTGGCGGGTGTCGCGCCGGACATCGACGGTGTGTACCGCACGCTGGTTCCCCTGTGGCGCCACGGCGGGCGGGCCTTTCCCTCCCTGTTCCTCGCGGCTGTGGCGACGCACACCGGCGAGCCCGTCGCCTGGGACGAGGCGGACAGGACGGTGTCCGTGGGTGCGCGGCGGGTGGCCGTGGATTCGGAGGGGCTCTTCTTCGTTCCCGAGACGGACGAGCGGCTTTTTCCGGTGTTCGAGTTCTCCCGGGTGCTCGAAGGGCGGGTGCCGGAGGACGCCTTCCGGGACAGACTCGTGGTGGTGGGCGTCGAGGCGGCGGGAATTCTGGCCCGGGACATCCTTCCCGTCTCGCGGCGGGGGCGGGTGGAGCACCTGGCCGGATCGGTCTTTCTGGCCCTGGGCATGGACGTGTTCCTTTCCTCCGCGTCGGAATCCTTCGGAAAGGCGCTGCACAGCGACGCCGCGCTCCTGGGGGCGCTTTTCTTTCTCGTCGCCGCGCTCTTCTTTCTCGCGACGGGTCTCTTTGCGGCCGGCTGGAAACGAAACGCCGCGGCGGCGGGAGGGCTCGTCCTTCTGCTCGTCTTCTCCGCCCTGCGCGCCCGCCTCTTCGGCGTCTGGCTCTCCCCCGTGTGGCCCCTCCTCGGATGCACCCTTTTTTTCCCCACCGCGATGCTCTCCCGGCTGCATAGTCTCAACCGGGCCGCCGAGGAAGAGCGCCTGCGCCTCCTCGACGGCGTGACCCGGGCCATCGCGAACGCCATCGACGCGAAGGATCATCTCACGGGGGGCCACTCCGAGCGGGTGGCGGCGCTGACCTGCCGCCTCGGGGAGAAGCTGGGCTTCTCGCATCTGGAGCTGCAGGGGCTCGCCGTGGGCGCCCTGCTGCATGACGTGGGCAAGATCGCCATTCCCGACGCGGTGCTCCAGAAGGTGGGCAGGCTCACTCCCGAGGAGTACGACCTCGTGAAGACCCACCCTGTGCGCGGAAGGGAGATCCTCGCCGCGGTGCCCTTCTCGCCGGTGGTCTTCCGGGCGCTGGAGGAGCACCACGAGAAGATGAACGGCCGGGGCTATCCCCGGGGACTTGCCGGCGAGGAACTTTCCCTCGCGGGAAAGATTCTCGCCGTGGCGGACGTGTTCGATGCCCTCTCCAGCGAGCGCACCTACAAGGACGCCTGGTCGCTGGAGGAGATCCGGGACTTTTTCGAAAAGGCCCGAGGGACCGAGTTCGACCCGGATGTGGTGGACACGCTCTTTGTCCTTCTCGACGACCGGGATCCGATCTTCGAGTTTCTTTCGGCGTCCTCCGGGGAAGATGGCGAAGGAGAGGCGGGCGCCGGCGGGTCGGAACTCAAGTCGGAGTGCGCACATGTCGGAAGGGCGCAGGGTGCTTCGGAGGAGCGGGGCGGCGGAGGCGCATTTCCCCGGCACGGTCAGGAGGACGGACCGTCGGAGAAAGACGTCCCTGCGGAGCGGATTCGGAGGGTGCGGGTGCGGTCTGCCCGGACCCCCTGACGGGAGGATTGGGCCGCAGGGATGAGACGACGCCCGACGATGCGGACGATCCGAGTAGGGGCCGGGACGGCAAAATGTATGCTCTGTTGAGATTAGACATCACCTCGATAGTTTGCTATTCTTCATGTGTATGGAAAGCTCTAAAAAACACCACGCCGCCCTCGGAAAAACGCGAGGCGATCGAGATCAAGAGAGGGCAATTCTTCCTTGATCAGAGGTTCCTATGGTTTTCTTTGCGTTCCTTCGGGATTTTTCGCATTTTTTTCGACGCGGAGCTTCGCCGGCCTTCGCTGTTCCACGAGTTGCCCGGGGAAAATGTCTCTCTCGCCGGGGTTTGTGCCGTTTTTTCGAGGAATGGTCGGAGAGAGTCCACGAAAGAGAGCTGAAGAGCGTGTCCGGAACGTTCCCGACGGGAGCCCGGAGAGAAACCGCCAGGGAGGTGCGCATCCATGACTGAATCTGCGAAGAGAACCAGGTGCGACAGAGAGAGCGCGGCAGCCTTGCCGAATCGGATGAGCCGATGCGTCGTCGTGCCTGCCGGGACAGGAAAGCTGCTGCGCCGCAGGGGCGGGCGAATCCTGTCGTGCGCACTCCTTCTCCTCATGCTTGTGATTCCGGTACGGCCCGCTCCGGCGGAGGAGTCGGGGAGCACGGATCCTTTTTCCGACGGACATACTCTTCTGCTCGACGAGGAGATGATTGTCCTTCGGCAGCTCTACGGAAGCGCACCCTATTCCGACGTCTTTCTGCCGAACAACGATAACTTCAGGGATGGGGAATGGCGAAACCTGAACGACCGACATACCTCCTGGACGCCGCCGCCGCCGCGCCAGGACGGAAAGATCGGCAAGGCGGCGATTCTGGTGCGGGACGACAAAAACACACAATACCTGGCGCAGGTCTGGGAGGTTCCTGCATCGGTGCCGGGTGTTTCCTATGTCAATCTTCTTCTCTCGCTGACGCCGGTCGATCAGCACGGCTACAAGGCCGAGGCGGGACGATACCGGGGTTACGAAGCGGTGCGTCCCAACACGGTTGGGGTCGCCGCAGGGGATCTCGACGGAGACAGGGCGAAGGAGCTGATCGTGGGCTACGGCCACGCCACGGGCGGCACTTACAACGTGGAGTTCCTGATTCTGTCCACGTCTCTTCCGTGGGGGAGCCCCTTCTCCTTTGTCTCGTCGTCGATTCCGCGCATGGACACCAGATCGGCAATCCGTCTTGCCGCCGGCGATGTGAACGGCGACGGCAAGGACGAATTTGCGGCCATGTACGTGGCGGAGTCGGGATATCCGGTGGTGGTGCTTTTCGATGTGGACAGAGCCCGGCGGAGCGTGCGCGTTCTCGGCGTGCACCAGCTCGACAGCAAGCCCCAGTCTTTTTATTACGGGCCGAACGGCTTCGATCTCGCCTTCGCCGACTGGGAGGGAAACGGGCGGGCGATGCTCGCTTGCCTCTCCATCTCCTCTTACGACACTCCAAGGGTCCATCTGTTGCGCGTGGACAAGGGCGAGGCAGGGGCGACCTTTTCGACGGTCTTCACGCGCGATATATGGGTATCGTCGTTCTCGTCGTGGCTGTCAGGACCCTTCCGGCTCAGGGCGGCCGATCTCGACGGTGACGGCAGGGACGAACCGGTCATCGCCTTTCCTGTCCTCTCTAGCCCCGTCAAGGGGGTGAAGGTCGCCGTTTTCTACCACGCCGGAGAAGGCCATGCTCTCGCCGAGACGACTCTCTCGGGCCTGAGTGATATAGGCTGGGGAGATATGGCTCTGGAGACGGGAAGTTTCTCGGGAAAGCTGCACCCCACGGCGGCGACGAAGAACAAGGGGCAGGCGGTCGTCCTCCACGGCAACTGGATGTGGCTGTTCTCACTGAAACGGCAGGAGCAGTGGGCGTCGATAGAAACCCAGTCCTGGACCATCCTCTCGTCTTACGGATCGAGTTCCCACCTCCTCGTGGGTGATCTGGACGGCGACAGCATGCTTCTCGGCTATCCGACGCACATCACGCTGGAGAACCAGGTGTCGCCGATTCTTTTTCTCAACGAGCCGCCGAAGCACATCGACCGGGACACCTCGGGGAACGTGACGAACTACACGCGCCAGGACGCGCTGTTCATCCAGTACGCCCAGAGCGAGGCCGAGTCCCTGGAGACCACCAACACGCTCGCCGTGGAGAGCAATCTCGGGGGATCCCTCGGCAGGGAGGTGGAAGGCGGTGTCGATCTGGGAGCGGTGACGGCCTCGGCGAAGGTGAAAGCCTCCATCAATGCTTCCGTCGAAAAAAAGGAACAGGACATGGCGAGGAGCTATTTGGCCCAGTCCACGTCCCTCATGGGGGAGACCAATCGCGATGACTTCGTCCTCTATCGCTGCCACCGAGTGCACCTCTGGCGTTATCCCATCCTCGGATGGTTCAGCGTGCCCGAGGGAAAGACCAGGGAGGGGCAGACCTATTATCAGGTGTCCGTCCCCGAGTCGAGCGCGGAGGACCAGGCGGTGTACTTCATCTCGGGACGCAACGTGGGCTGGTATCACCCGACCCACATGAACGGCAACGTCCTCTCCTATCCGTCGGCCAGCGGGCAGATCGGTGATTACAAAAGCGAAAACCTGCTCTCCGGGCTCGTCACGCTCGACGTCGGCGGCGGCAACCGCTCCGTCCGGACCATCGAGTGGAACAGCGAGCAGGCTCGGGAGAA
Proteins encoded in this region:
- a CDS encoding HD domain-containing phosphohydrolase, which produces MRRKRPSGGVVLPKAIPEEARTAEARVRTALLLRGVSLAALAVCAAALLFTHPPLFVQKTDRSLLDLRYLWMPSSAPSREIVLVLARETSLAALGQWPWSRRIHAGLIERLAALGARTIVYDILFPETSDAEADALLARAAQAHGRCVFATHLAEDAGEGGATLLLPYKELARSAAALGVAGVAPDIDGVYRTLVPLWRHGGRAFPSLFLAAVATHTGEPVAWDEADRTVSVGARRVAVDSEGLFFVPETDERLFPVFEFSRVLEGRVPEDAFRDRLVVVGVEAAGILARDILPVSRRGRVEHLAGSVFLALGMDVFLSSASESFGKALHSDAALLGALFFLVAALFFLATGLFAAGWKRNAAAAGGLVLLLVFSALRARLFGVWLSPVWPLLGCTLFFPTAMLSRLHSLNRAAEEERLRLLDGVTRAIANAIDAKDHLTGGHSERVAALTCRLGEKLGFSHLELQGLAVGALLHDVGKIAIPDAVLQKVGRLTPEEYDLVKTHPVRGREILAAVPFSPVVFRALEEHHEKMNGRGYPRGLAGEELSLAGKILAVADVFDALSSERTYKDAWSLEEIRDFFEKARGTEFDPDVVDTLFVLLDDRDPIFEFLSASSGEDGEGEAGAGGSELKSECAHVGRAQGASEERGGGGAFPRHGQEDGPSEKDVPAERIRRVRVRSARTP